One segment of Rubripirellula amarantea DNA contains the following:
- a CDS encoding ABC transporter ATP-binding protein: protein MSSVDLRQISLSFAGREVVKDVDLMVPSGSYTVLLGPSGCGKTTLLRLIAGIQAPDQGQVWIADKNVTKVPPRARNVAIVFQNDASYPHMSVRQSLEFSAKSPAIPRSFTQTSDRANDQPSQSLDRAIELTRISHLLDRYPDRLSGGELRRVAIAKAVAQNRQVLLLDEPLAALDATASAELEIDLVKLHRECGMTVIHVTHDGREAMRVADHIVVIGTGEASGQIIQEGSPNHIYAHPNSLQSASSLTAIPLNLFNAELTIANGVKTIGIRDHDVTLHGEGSDWIHQIGDIANPTLIIAVRPEDVRVVSDLGECTMATGMSLNVERCRAQNAMGQTLWTSLDNDTPRFALTAPSDNTSSELRQVRFEIELARLLFFADNNGSIGPS, encoded by the coding sequence ATGTCCTCCGTCGACCTTCGCCAGATTTCCCTATCATTTGCCGGCCGAGAAGTCGTCAAAGATGTCGATCTGATGGTCCCATCGGGAAGCTACACCGTGTTATTAGGCCCGAGCGGATGCGGAAAAACCACGCTTCTGCGACTCATCGCTGGGATCCAAGCCCCCGATCAAGGGCAAGTATGGATTGCTGACAAGAACGTCACGAAGGTTCCGCCTCGGGCTAGAAATGTGGCGATAGTCTTTCAAAACGACGCGTCCTATCCGCACATGTCGGTGCGTCAGAGCCTGGAATTCTCAGCTAAGTCGCCCGCGATTCCTCGTTCTTTCACCCAAACTTCTGACCGTGCCAACGATCAACCGTCGCAATCGTTAGATAGGGCAATAGAGCTCACCCGGATCTCCCACCTGCTCGACCGTTATCCTGATCGACTCAGCGGAGGGGAACTGCGCCGCGTTGCGATCGCAAAAGCGGTGGCTCAAAACCGTCAAGTGCTGCTGCTTGACGAACCGCTTGCAGCCCTCGATGCAACCGCGAGCGCCGAACTAGAAATCGATCTAGTGAAGCTGCATCGCGAGTGTGGAATGACAGTGATTCATGTCACCCACGACGGACGCGAAGCAATGCGAGTAGCCGACCACATTGTTGTGATCGGCACTGGCGAAGCGAGCGGACAAATCATCCAGGAAGGGTCGCCCAACCACATCTACGCTCACCCCAATAGCCTACAGTCGGCCTCTAGCCTTACTGCGATCCCGCTGAATTTGTTCAACGCAGAGCTCACCATAGCAAACGGTGTCAAAACAATTGGAATCCGCGACCATGACGTAACACTGCATGGCGAAGGTTCTGACTGGATTCATCAGATAGGTGATATCGCGAACCCAACATTGATCATCGCCGTTCGTCCCGAAGACGTGCGTGTGGTCTCTGACTTGGGTGAATGCACGATGGCAACAGGAATGTCGCTTAACGTAGAACGATGTCGCGCGCAAAACGCGATGGGGCAGACCCTGTGGACATCGCTCGACAACGACACCCCTCGCTTCGCCCTGACAGCGCCGAGCGATAACACCAGTAGCGAGTTGCGCCAGGTGCGTTTCGAAATCGAACTAGCTCGACTGCTGTTCTTCGCCGACAACAACGGCTCGATCGGACCCTCATGA
- a CDS encoding sulfite exporter TauE/SafE family protein, with amino-acid sequence MIESLLLFLPIALILALGTFVQAAAGFAAGMLIVPALLWMGYTIPAAQTALLIATLPQNVGGVWSLRDELSVKLIAVPCLGRFVFFPIGIWLLSELETLSPETIRQIVGVFILVATLCTIAFHPQPKPKLHPAWSWIVFPLSGFFQGLVGMGGPAMVLWVQAHNWNTRKSRGFLFAMYLTSFIPSLLVLYYMFGARIVPPALAAAVSAPLMIVVTMWGLKVGSWLGRERLRAVTLTLLLIISLSSIAAPYLH; translated from the coding sequence ATGATTGAATCTTTGCTTCTGTTCTTACCGATCGCATTGATCCTAGCCTTGGGTACTTTTGTACAAGCAGCCGCCGGATTTGCAGCGGGCATGCTGATCGTGCCCGCACTCTTGTGGATGGGCTATACGATTCCTGCGGCGCAGACGGCACTTCTGATTGCAACTCTTCCGCAAAACGTCGGTGGAGTTTGGTCGTTGCGCGATGAGCTGTCGGTGAAACTAATCGCAGTGCCTTGCTTGGGACGGTTTGTGTTCTTCCCGATTGGCATCTGGCTACTAAGCGAATTGGAAACTCTCTCACCTGAAACGATACGGCAAATCGTTGGTGTGTTCATCCTGGTAGCCACTCTTTGCACCATTGCTTTTCATCCTCAACCCAAACCGAAGCTTCACCCCGCTTGGTCATGGATCGTGTTTCCTCTTTCTGGTTTCTTCCAAGGCCTAGTCGGGATGGGCGGCCCGGCGATGGTGCTTTGGGTGCAAGCACACAATTGGAATACTCGAAAGAGTCGTGGATTCCTGTTTGCGATGTACTTAACCAGCTTTATTCCCTCGCTGTTGGTGCTTTATTACATGTTCGGAGCCCGTATCGTACCGCCAGCTCTCGCCGCAGCAGTGAGCGCGCCCTTGATGATCGTGGTAACAATGTGGGGACTGAAAGTCGGATCGTGGCTAGGGCGCGAACGCTTACGGGCAGTGACGTTAACGTTGCTGTTGATCATCAGCCTAAGCAGCATCGCGGCGCCTTATCTGCACTAG
- a CDS encoding DUF6513 domain-containing protein: MNQVIQPKPHHHFHFITGKLAEVALRDVVSKLSHEYGFAYSIGVAPITVAALITPKWLLRHWDVPSQATHVVVPGYCEQGISLLQESSQIPVLLGPVDCRSLPEWFGGKSVPVDLSRYNTRIIAEINHAPRMSIETVVKRAKQAAVDGADVIDFGCDPTQRCHRIGDYIAAIIDQGLQVSVDTFDEWEASEATRRGASLVLSVNSSNRESARDWGAEVVVIPDTPGDEKSFEKNIGFLDTAGVKIRLDPILEPIGANFAGSLVRYAKTRNDYPDHAMMMGIGNLTELTDVDSAGLNLMLLAICEELRIESVLTTEVINWARSSLRECDIARRLAYYSVRNGVPPKRLSDALVMLRDPKLTPFSTEMLSSLASSLKDNNYRLFAQDDVIHVLAAGLHLRDADPFLLFEKLMQQPASDNVDASHAFYLGYEMAKASIALTLGKQYNQDQALDWGLLTREEDLHRIKRGNRHRNS; this comes from the coding sequence ATGAACCAAGTCATTCAACCTAAGCCGCACCATCACTTTCATTTCATCACCGGCAAGCTTGCCGAGGTGGCGTTGCGCGACGTCGTTTCAAAACTTAGTCATGAGTACGGTTTCGCCTATTCGATTGGTGTAGCACCAATCACGGTAGCCGCGCTTATTACGCCGAAGTGGTTGCTGCGTCACTGGGATGTGCCGTCACAAGCAACGCATGTTGTTGTGCCGGGCTACTGCGAGCAAGGAATCTCTTTGCTGCAGGAAAGTTCGCAAATTCCGGTGCTTTTGGGGCCCGTCGATTGTCGAAGCCTGCCGGAATGGTTTGGCGGCAAGAGTGTTCCCGTCGATCTAAGTCGATACAACACCCGTATCATCGCCGAGATCAATCACGCGCCACGGATGTCAATTGAGACCGTTGTGAAACGTGCTAAGCAAGCGGCTGTTGATGGCGCCGATGTGATTGATTTCGGTTGCGATCCCACTCAACGATGTCATCGCATCGGCGACTACATAGCTGCCATCATTGATCAGGGGTTGCAAGTATCCGTGGACACTTTCGACGAGTGGGAAGCAAGTGAAGCGACTCGTCGTGGTGCTTCGCTTGTCTTATCAGTCAACTCATCTAATCGTGAATCAGCGCGCGATTGGGGAGCCGAAGTTGTTGTGATTCCGGACACTCCTGGGGACGAAAAAAGTTTTGAAAAAAATATTGGATTTCTAGACACTGCTGGGGTCAAGATACGATTGGATCCGATTTTGGAACCGATCGGTGCTAACTTCGCTGGAAGCCTTGTTCGTTACGCAAAAACTAGAAACGACTATCCTGATCACGCGATGATGATGGGGATCGGCAACTTGACTGAACTCACCGATGTCGATTCCGCAGGGTTGAATTTGATGTTGCTTGCGATTTGTGAAGAATTGCGAATCGAAAGTGTGTTGACCACCGAGGTCATCAACTGGGCACGTTCAAGTTTGCGAGAGTGCGATATAGCGCGGCGGTTGGCTTACTATAGTGTGCGCAATGGTGTGCCACCGAAGAGGCTTTCCGATGCGTTGGTAATGCTTCGCGATCCAAAGTTAACTCCGTTTTCAACTGAGATGTTGTCGTCGCTAGCGAGTTCGCTGAAGGACAACAATTATCGCCTGTTTGCACAGGACGACGTGATTCACGTGTTGGCGGCAGGTTTGCACCTTCGTGACGCCGATCCGTTCTTGTTGTTTGAGAAATTAATGCAACAACCCGCTTCGGATAACGTTGACGCTTCGCACGCGTTTTACCTCGGTTATGAGATGGCCAAAGCATCGATTGCGTTGACGTTGGGTAAGCAATACAACCAAGATCAAGCGCTGGATTGGGGGTTGCTGACACGCGAAGAGGATTTGCATCGGATAAAACGGGGCAACCGCCATCGCAATAGCTAG